ATCGAAAGCAATCCACCAGTTTAGCGAAAGCGTCAATGGCGAAGGAATAATGACTTCTTCTTCAACGGGAACCTCGGCACACGACGACGAAAAAGGTGCTGAAATCCCTATGATTACTGTACAAAGAATAATGGCTCGCTTGAAAAACGTCATGGTATAGGCTCCTAAAATTTTAACTTTTCTTTCTCTTATATCGTCCTAAATTTTTAAATTGTCAAGAAAAAGCCTCAAAAACAATCTAGCACTCTTTTGTCTTTTCTGCTAAATTTCTTTGCTTAAAAAGCGAAGTTGTTATACGATCATCTTTTTCGAAATCAACTTGTAACTAATTTAAGGAGAGCTAAACATGAGCAAAAAACTACGACCATTGAGTGATCGAGTATTATTAAAGCGTCTTGAGTCGCAAGAGACTATGAAGGGAGGGATTATTCTTCCTGACAGCGCGAAAGAGCAGCAAGAGACTGCCGAAGTCGTTGCTATGGGTCCTGGCCGCAAGGACAAAAACGGCGCTATCATTGCCATGCCTGTAAGTATTGGCGACAAGGTTTTGACTGACAAGTATTCTTCTCAAGAGATTGTTATTGACGACGAGAAATATATCATTGTACGCGCTGACGACATCATCGCCATTGTAGAATAATCATAAACACCACTAAGGAGAACACAATACTATGACTGCTAAAGACATAAAATTCCAAGAAGAAGCTCGTCAGAGCATTTTGAAAGGCGTAAACACGCTTGCTAAGGCTGTAAAGGTGACATTAGGCCCTAAAGGGTTGAATGTAATCCTTGAGAAGTCTTATGGCGCGCCGCACATCACCAAAGACGGTGTCACTGTTGCTAAAGAGATAGAGCTTGAGGACAGACACGAGAATCTTGGTGCGCAGATGGTCAAAGAAGTTGCCAGCAAGACTGCTGACAAGGCCGGCGACGGAACAACTACTGCTACTGTTCTTGCCGAGGCGATATACACCGAAGGTCTTAAGAACATCGCTGCTGGCGCCAATCCTATGGAGCTGAAGCGCGGCATCGACAAATCTGTTAAGGTTGTCGTTGCCAAGCTCGAGAGTCTCAGTAAGCCTGTCAAGGACAAGAAAGAGCTCGCCCAGGTAGCAACTATTTCTGCTAACAACGATGAAGAGATCGGCAACATCATCGCCGATGCTATGGAGCGTGTAGGCAAAGACGGGACTATTACTGTCGAGGAAGCCAAAGGTTTCGAGACTACTCTTGACGTCGTCGAGGGAATGAATTTCGACAGGGGTTATCTTTCAGCGTATTTCATCACTAATGCCGAGAAGCAGGAAACTGTTTTCGACGATGCTTATATTCTTATCTGCGACAAGAAGATCACCAACATAAAAGACATGCTTCCCCTTCTGCAGGCTGTTGCAGAATCAGGAAAAGCTCTTCTTATCATCGCCGAAGACGTCGAAGGCGAAGCGCTAGCTACTCTCGTCGTCAACAGACTCCGCGGAGGTCTTAAGATTTGTGCCGTCAAAGCTCCTGGTTTCGGTGACAGACGCAAAGCCATGCTTCAGGACATCGCCGTCGTTACTGGCGCCGAAGTCATCAGCGAAGAGCTTGGCCATAAGCTCGAGAA
This window of the Waddliaceae bacterium genome carries:
- a CDS encoding co-chaperone GroES, with protein sequence MSKKLRPLSDRVLLKRLESQETMKGGIILPDSAKEQQETAEVVAMGPGRKDKNGAIIAMPVSIGDKVLTDKYSSQEIVIDDEKYIIVRADDIIAIVE
- the groL gene encoding chaperonin GroEL (60 kDa chaperone family; promotes refolding of misfolded polypeptides especially under stressful conditions; forms two stacked rings of heptamers to form a barrel-shaped 14mer; ends can be capped by GroES; misfolded proteins enter the barrel where they are refolded when GroES binds), with product MTAKDIKFQEEARQSILKGVNTLAKAVKVTLGPKGLNVILEKSYGAPHITKDGVTVAKEIELEDRHENLGAQMVKEVASKTADKAGDGTTTATVLAEAIYTEGLKNIAAGANPMELKRGIDKSVKVVVAKLESLSKPVKDKKELAQVATISANNDEEIGNIIADAMERVGKDGTITVEEAKGFETTLDVVEGMNFDRGYLSAYFITNAEKQETVFDDAYILICDKKITNIKDMLPLLQAVAESGKALLIIAEDVEGEALATLVVNRLRGGLKICAVKAPGFGDRRKAMLQDIAVVTGAEVISEELGHKLENTTLEMLGSAKKVIVKKDDTTIVEGKAKKKDAVSGRIAQIRAEIKNSTSDYDKEKLKERLAKLAGGVAVISVGAATEIEMKEKKDRVEDAQHATAAAYEEGILPGGGAALVRCIASVKKIAEGLDGDQKTGALIIAKALSAPLKQIAENAGMEGAIILKDVEDHKGNYGYDALRDKFCDMIETGILDPKKVVRCALENAASIASLLITTEATIVDVPEAKESAPAMPAGMGGGMGGMY